The Acidobacteriota bacterium genome contains the following window.
TTGAGGGGCTGTGCCGAACGGTAGACGCCATCAAACAGCGGCGCCGGATCGCCGGCGCCCGTGCAAACGAGGCCGCCGGCAGGGTCGAGGGCGAAGTGTTCGTAGGTAACGCCCTCGCGCTCGAACGCCCGGCCGGCGGCGGGCGCGGTCGCCGACGCGCCAGGAGCGGAGAAGAACATGGCCTCGAGAGCGACGAGCTTGAGCACGCTGCGCACCCGGTCGGAGGCGCGAATGATGATGAGCGTCCCGTTGATGGTCTCCAGTCGCCGGCGGAAGCGTACGAGCAGGCCGATGCCGGCGGAGCTGAGGTAGTTCACCTCGGTGAGGTCGAGGCGCAGGTCGTGCGCGCCTTCCTGCAACATCTGCTCGAGCTGCTCGGCCAGGAGTTCGGACCAGTAGTTGTCGAGACGGCCCTTGATGCGGACTTCGAGGAAGCCCTCGCGCCGCTCGCGAACGACTTCCATGCCGGAACTCACCGGATCACCTGCTTCGCCGACTTGAGCAGCTCGGGCGAGAAGGTGACGCCGAGGGCGCGCGCCGACTTGAGGTTCACGATGATCTGCGTCTTGTCGTATTCGACGAACGGCATGCGGGCAGGATCCTCGCCGCGCATGACGCGGGCAGCCATGAGGCCGGCGGCGTGGCCGGCATCACGGTAATCGCGGCCGAGCACCACGAGCGCGCCGTCGAGCGCCTGTTGCTTTTGAAAAGCGAAGACCGGCATGCGGGCGCGCTGCGCCGCGTACGCGATGCTGGTGAACGCCGAGGCGGTGAGGTTTCCGGGGATCTGCACGATGGCGTCGAGGTCGCGGCCGGCGAGCGCGGCCGCGGCATCCGGCACCTCGGTCGCGGTCGAGGCCGGCAGGGCGACGACCTGCATGCCGTTCCTTTCCGCCGCTTGCTCGAGCAGTCGGCGGTGATAGACGGAATTCGTTTCGGAAGGAACGAAGAGAGTGCCCACGCGGCGGACCTGCGGGAAGTCGCGGCGCAGCAGCGCCATCATCGGGTCATATGCGGCGCCCAGGGTGACGCCGGTGACGTTGGGCAGGTGGTCGGTGTCGCTCTTGCCTGCTCCGGCGACGATCGCGCTGGCAACATAAGTAAAGACGATGGGCACCTTTTCGGCCCGGCGGATGGCAGCCTGCAAGGTCGGCGTGGAGAACGTGATGATCATGTCAGCGCCACCGGTGGTCGCCGAATCGATCAGCGCGCTGACGGTCGCCATGTCGCCTTGTGCGTTCAGGACCTTAGCCTCGTACTCGGTGCCTTCCTTGAGCCCACTCTCGCGCAGGCCTTCAAGCACACCCTCTTCGGAGTCCTTCACGTCGAGCACGTCGTTGTACTGGATGAGGTAGAGCTTCCACTTGCGGGTGAGATGTCCGTTCACCGTCGCCGGACCACCACGCTTGCGATGGTGGAGGTCGGAGAGCAATAGCGCGCTCGAAGCCAGCACGAGCAGGATGATCCCGACGATGAGCTTTTTCGCGCCGCTAAACATGAGAGGGAGGTGGCATCGTCTAGCAGGCGAGCAGCGAAGTCAAGCGAGCCTCCACTCGGATCACCGCCGCGCGAAGCCGTCCGCGCTCCAGTCTTCCGAGCCCACTCCGTGATGCACGGTGAAGAACCCGGCTGCGTTGTTGCGAAGGGCGAAAAAATCCCCACGCCCAAAGCGTGGGGGAGAGAGGCACTGCGATGCTTAGCGGCGATACCCGAAAGCCTGGTTGTATTGGCTCACGAACGCCTGCCGATACTCCTGCTTGTACTGGTCGGAGCTGCTGTAGCCAGACGACGAAGACAAGCCATGGTCGGCATCACGATACGACGCCCACTCGGTCGCACGCGAAGAGTGGTTGCTCTGGCGATCGCTCTGTCCGGCCTGCTGTCCATCCTGCGAGCCGAAGCGAGCGGCGTTGCCATTGCCGCGGCCGCCGGTGGTCCAGTTCCCGTTGTTGTAGCCGCCGTTGTAACCGCCGTTGTTGATGGTGACTCCCGGACGCCCATCGCCATCCGGATCCCAAGGCGTGCGCTGTCCGTTCTGTCCGTATACGTAACCGTACTGCGTGCGGCGGCCGTTGCGGGCGTCGCTGTATCCGCTGCGGAAGCCCTCGCGGTAGCCCTGCTTGTACTGGCCACGCGGACCCATCGCGCTCTGGTAGGCTCCGGTTTCGTTGCGACGGTCATAGTTGCCGTTGCCATTGTTGTAGTTGCCGTTGTTGCCGTTGTTGTAGGTCCCGTTGCCGTAGTTACCGCTGTTGTAGTCGCCGTTACCGTTGTTGCCGTTGCGATTGTTATTGTTCGCACGGTTCATGCGGCCCTGATTGAAGCCATCGCGGTAGCCGTTGTGAAAGCCATATTCGCGCGCGTCAGTATTGCGGTTTTGTCCCCAGGCGTAGTTGTCTGAGTCGCGATGGTTGCCGCTGTAGTTGCCATTGCCCTGGTTGTCGCGGTAATCGCCATTATTCTGCGCGATCGCCAAGCCACTGAGTATCCCGAC
Protein-coding sequences here:
- a CDS encoding ABC transporter substrate-binding protein, coding for MFSGAKKLIVGIILLVLASSALLLSDLHHRKRGGPATVNGHLTRKWKLYLIQYNDVLDVKDSEEGVLEGLRESGLKEGTEYEAKVLNAQGDMATVSALIDSATTGGADMIITFSTPTLQAAIRRAEKVPIVFTYVASAIVAGAGKSDTDHLPNVTGVTLGAAYDPMMALLRRDFPQVRRVGTLFVPSETNSVYHRRLLEQAAERNGMQVVALPASTATEVPDAAAALAGRDLDAIVQIPGNLTASAFTSIAYAAQRARMPVFAFQKQQALDGALVVLGRDYRDAGHAAGLMAARVMRGEDPARMPFVEYDKTQIIVNLKSARALGVTFSPELLKSAKQVIR